A single genomic interval of Daucus carota subsp. sativus chromosome 1, DH1 v3.0, whole genome shotgun sequence harbors:
- the LOC108220895 gene encoding protein LATERAL ROOT PRIMORDIUM 1: protein MLGLRDVFVVAPASSFHGDAVNVSDPHQMSAANAAAAFGVGVIPLLTASPCYNEDERRNNSTNSGSGIQFWQQMQQQQNASYFKKPGSVHDHHQTVAANLLQGGGAASSSSSVATCQDCGNQAKKDCSHRRCRTCCKSRGFDCSTHVKSTWVPAARRRERQLMGVAGATAGSSGSTSSAKKPKLTSQTATSHTSTSNTTPPRSYDTSSSHQDAGFKEALPGQVRAPAVFKCVRVTAVEDGDDEYAYQAVVNIGGHVFKGFLYDQGVEANREGFPNLSELHLGGGGSGTGGGVRNIGSSSAPVIDQSDIYTAGGGGGMIGSSNYGNTIN, encoded by the exons ATGCTGGGGCTCCGCGATGTTTTCGTAGTGGCCCCAGCATCGTCTTTTCACGGTGATGCTGTTAACGTCTCCGATCCGCATCAGATGAGCGCGGCTAACGCCGCCGCTGCTTTCGGTGTCGGCGTTATCCCGCTGTTAACAGCTTCACCGTGCTACAACGAAGACGAAAGAAGAAACAATAGTACTAATAGCGGAAGTGGAATACAGTTTTGGCAGCAAATGCAACAGCAGCAGAACGCGAGTTATTTCAAAAAGCCCGGTTCGGTTCACGACCACCACCAGACCGTCGCGGCTAATTTGCTCCAGGGCGGCGGCGCGGCTTCGTCGTCGTCATCGGTTGCCACTTGTCAAGACTGTGGTAACCAGGCTAAGAAAGATTGTAGTCACCGGAGGTGCAGGACTTGTTGTAAAAGTAGGGGTTTCGATTGTTCCACTCACGTGAAAAGCACGTGGGTTCCGGCTGCTCGTCGCCGTGAGCGCCAGCTTATGGGTGTTGCTGGCGCCACCGCGGGATCCTCGGGTTCGACTTCGAGTGCTAAGAAGCCTAAGCTCACTTCGCAAACCGCTACTTCACATACTTCCACTTCGAATACCACTCCCCCTCGAAGCTATGACACTAGTTCTAGTCACCAAG ATGCGGGGTTTAAAGAAGCATTGCCGGGGCAAGTCCGTGCTCCGGCTGTGTTTAAGTGTGTGAGGGTTACAGCGGTGGAGGATGGGGATGATGAATATGCGTATCAGGCGGTGGTGAATATTGGAGGGCATGTGTTTAAGGGGTTTTTGTATGATCAAGGGGTTGAAGCAAATAGAGAAGGGTTTCCGAATCTATCCGAGCTGCATTTGGGTGGCGGAGGGAGTGGTACTGGAGGTGGAGTAAGAAATATCGGTTCATCTTCGGCACCAGTCATCGATCAGTCTGACATTTACACTGCCGGAGGAGGTGGTGGAATGATCGGCAGTTCTAATTATGGTAACACCATAAATTGA
- the LOC108227633 gene encoding uncharacterized protein LOC108227633: MGNAMVCYNPNQRLSLIKLIFWEGTTRILTGKKTLMAGEIMFEFPDRMVCHADSFYIGQPIPALAIEEELLIGQTYFVLPIDCFPCNVLSASAFAALVALQEKRVFPTKLVAGSRSPLRTKPAISFKDTTFEYIKGSNGRVLIKVSPEFMVKIMTIGKENGNEQVMGNSPSSFLCSTPELKKHYHMLIGSKGQMWSPKLDTISECKIVSKFSPRRYISKNRISY, encoded by the coding sequence ATGGGAAACGCAATGGTTTGTTACAACCCTAATCAGAGATTATCATTGATAAAACTCATCTTTTGGGAAGGAACCACGAGGATTCTCACCGGAAAAAAGACTTTGATGGCCGGAGAAATCATGTTCGAGTTCCCTGACCGGATGGTCTGCCATGCAGACTCATTCTACATTGGTCAACCCATCCCTGCGCTAGCCATTGAAGAGGAGCTCCTCATTGGTCAAACCTACTTTGTACTTCCCATTGACTGCTTTCCATGCAATGTGCTTTCGGCCTCCGCCTTCGCGGCTCTCGttgcactacaagaaaaacgggtATTTCCTACGAAGCTGGTTGCCGGTTCTCGTAGTCCTCTGAGGACGAAGCCCGCAATCAGCTTTAAGGACACTACATTTGAGTACATCAAGGGGTCTAATGGTAGGGTTTTGATCAAAGTTTCTCCGGAATTCATGGTCAAGATTATGACTATAGGGAAAGAGAATGGGAATGAGCAAGTCATGGGTAATAGCCCTAGTAGTTTTCTTTGTAGCACGCCGGAGTTGAAGAAGCATTATCATATGTTGATTGGATCAAAAGGTCAGATGTGGTCGCCAAAGTTGGATACCATATCGGAATGTAAGATTGTTAGCAAGTTTTCTCCACGAAGATATATATCGAAAAATAGGATTTCATATTAG